The Streptomyces sp. Mut1 genome window below encodes:
- a CDS encoding TetR/AcrR family transcriptional regulator has translation MPRQVDHAGRRRLIAEAVCHLADERGLEGVTLRDVAARAQVSMGAVQRCFRTKEEMLVFALGHISGRITDRVQARLLRSPAQSAGTALGHAATEISLLREEHRAEARVWLAFVAQATVSKVLARKLRANYAVLEEAFTRLISEAGEDAAPAVPLDPQREARALLALADGLTAHVLIGHLTSQEAHEVLHSHLAGLWEQPVRPPRTT, from the coding sequence ATGCCCAGACAGGTGGATCATGCGGGCCGACGCCGACTCATCGCCGAGGCCGTCTGCCACCTCGCCGACGAACGCGGGCTGGAGGGTGTGACCCTTCGCGACGTCGCGGCCCGCGCGCAGGTGTCGATGGGCGCCGTTCAGCGGTGCTTCCGCACCAAGGAAGAGATGCTCGTGTTCGCGCTCGGGCACATCAGTGGGCGGATCACGGACCGCGTACAAGCCCGCCTCCTCAGGAGCCCGGCCCAGTCGGCCGGCACCGCCCTGGGGCACGCGGCCACGGAGATCTCACTGCTCCGGGAAGAGCACCGCGCCGAGGCCAGGGTCTGGCTCGCGTTCGTTGCGCAGGCGACTGTCAGCAAGGTGCTCGCAAGAAAGCTGAGGGCGAACTACGCAGTCCTGGAAGAAGCGTTCACCCGCCTCATCTCGGAAGCCGGCGAGGACGCCGCTCCCGCCGTGCCCCTCGATCCGCAACGCGAGGCCCGCGCCCTCCTCGCCCTCGCGGACGGCCTCACCGCGCACGTCCTCATCGGCCACCTCACCTCGCAAGAGGCACACGAAGTCCTCCATTCACACCTGGCCGGCCTCTGGGAGCAACCGGTCCGGCCCCCTCGCACCACCTGA
- a CDS encoding amidase, translated as MQDALWKMPAAAQAEAVRSAEVSAVELVDSHLDRIAEVNPRVNAVTQLLAERAREAAARTDRRRAAGERLGPLAGVPFTVKESTAIEGVPTTFGTARFRDLVASADAPPVARLRAAGAIPIGHSNIPTLILAGMHTRSELFGDTVNPWDRGRTPGGSSGGDAVAVATGMAALGLGNDSGGSVRIPAQFCGVAGLKPSTGRFPADHRVLGPEDPGPASQILVTDGPLARSVGDLRLAYEVLAGTDPRDPRAVPVPAYGEPLPGRVKVAVVADPGGHGVHPTIRGAVATAADALRDAGYDVREVRDVPRMDEALEAYGRITVTEFAPTWPVVRKLLGSGGDRYIEMMMEQTPPAGADEFMKLMGTWMNIRRSWAEFLDEYPLLLGPVFTEPPVEPGLESRDRPGRDRVGSGMRLCTVTSFVGVPGVAVPTGMAEGLPCGVQIVGRAFREDLCLCAAQAIEDRLGVLTPVDPRVGGRAC; from the coding sequence ATGCAGGACGCCCTGTGGAAGATGCCGGCCGCCGCGCAGGCGGAGGCTGTGCGCAGCGCAGAAGTCTCGGCTGTCGAACTGGTCGACAGCCACCTGGACCGGATCGCCGAGGTCAACCCGCGGGTGAACGCGGTCACACAGCTACTGGCGGAGCGCGCACGTGAGGCCGCGGCACGGACGGACCGTCGGCGGGCCGCCGGTGAAAGGCTGGGGCCACTCGCGGGCGTGCCTTTCACGGTGAAGGAGAGCACCGCGATCGAAGGCGTGCCGACCACGTTCGGCACGGCGCGCTTCCGTGATCTGGTGGCGTCGGCCGACGCGCCCCCGGTGGCACGGCTGCGCGCGGCGGGGGCCATCCCCATCGGGCACAGCAACATCCCCACCCTGATCCTGGCGGGGATGCACACGCGCAGCGAGCTGTTCGGCGACACGGTCAACCCGTGGGACCGCGGCCGGACCCCGGGCGGCTCCAGCGGGGGCGACGCGGTGGCCGTGGCCACGGGTATGGCGGCGCTCGGGCTCGGCAACGACTCCGGCGGGTCGGTGCGCATCCCGGCCCAGTTCTGCGGTGTGGCCGGGCTGAAGCCGTCCACGGGCCGGTTCCCCGCCGACCACCGCGTTCTCGGCCCGGAGGACCCCGGCCCGGCGTCCCAGATACTGGTCACCGACGGCCCGCTGGCCCGGAGCGTGGGCGACCTCCGGCTTGCTTACGAAGTGCTGGCCGGGACCGATCCGCGTGACCCGCGCGCCGTGCCGGTGCCCGCGTACGGCGAACCGCTCCCCGGGCGTGTGAAGGTCGCGGTCGTGGCGGACCCCGGCGGGCACGGCGTCCATCCCACGATTCGCGGAGCCGTCGCGACCGCGGCCGACGCACTCCGCGACGCCGGATACGACGTGCGCGAGGTGCGGGACGTGCCGCGGATGGACGAGGCCCTTGAGGCCTATGGCCGGATCACCGTGACCGAGTTCGCCCCGACCTGGCCGGTGGTGCGCAAGCTGCTCGGCAGCGGTGGGGACCGCTATATCGAGATGATGATGGAGCAGACCCCGCCCGCAGGCGCGGACGAGTTCATGAAGTTGATGGGCACCTGGATGAACATCCGCCGCTCATGGGCCGAATTCCTCGACGAATACCCGCTGTTGCTCGGCCCGGTCTTCACCGAGCCGCCGGTCGAGCCGGGGCTGGAGTCGCGTGACAGGCCGGGCAGGGACCGCGTCGGGTCGGGAATGCGTCTGTGCACCGTGACCAGCTTCGTGGGTGTCCCCGGTGTGGCCGTACCGACCGGGATGGCCGAAGGGCTCCCCTGCGGAGTGCAGATCGTCGGGCGCGCGTTCCGGGAGGACCTGTGCCTGTGCGCGGCCCAGGCGATCGAGGACCGGCTCGGAGTTCTCACACCAGTCGACCCGCGCGTGGGAGGCCGGGCTTGTTGA
- a CDS encoding MFS transporter, with product MTATDAAQNNPLARPSHPQRWLILGVICLAQLVVLLDNTVLNVAIPSLTRELNASTADVQWMINAYSLVQSGLLLTAGSSADRYGRKKMLIAGLALFGIGSLVAGLAGSSAQLIAARAGMGVGGALLMTTTLAVVVQIFDDGERVKAIGIWSTVSSLGFAVGPLIGGVMLDHFWWGAIFLINIPVAVIGLVAVARLVPESKNASGERPDLLGALLSTIGMAAVVYAIISGPGHGWTSGRVLLTAFTGVAVLTGFVLWELHIPYPMLDMHFFRNQKFVGAVAGAVLVAFGMGGSLFLLTQQLQFVLGYGPLEAGLRTAPLALSVVALNLTGLGARLVPRLGTPLTIASGMGLLAVGLASIALLGGDGYGGMLLGLLVMGAGIALAMPAMANAIMSAIPPEKAGVGAGVNGTLAECGNGLGVAVLGAVLNSRFAALVPSAVGAASLPAALAAAAGEEERARITDAFSSGLETSMLGGAVAVLAGGLLAALLLRRAERGESDRADPAATAA from the coding sequence ATGACGGCGACCGACGCCGCGCAGAACAACCCGCTCGCCCGGCCGAGCCATCCGCAGCGCTGGCTGATCCTCGGCGTCATCTGCCTCGCCCAGCTGGTCGTGCTGCTCGACAACACCGTCCTCAACGTGGCGATCCCCTCCCTGACCAGGGAGTTGAACGCCTCCACCGCCGATGTGCAGTGGATGATCAACGCCTACTCGCTCGTCCAGTCCGGGCTGCTGCTCACGGCCGGAAGCTCCGCCGACCGCTACGGGCGCAAGAAGATGCTGATCGCGGGGCTCGCCCTGTTCGGCATCGGCTCCCTGGTGGCCGGGCTCGCCGGGTCGTCCGCCCAGCTGATCGCCGCACGGGCCGGCATGGGCGTCGGCGGGGCACTGCTGATGACCACCACGCTGGCCGTCGTCGTCCAGATCTTCGACGACGGCGAGCGGGTGAAGGCCATCGGCATCTGGTCGACCGTGAGTTCGCTCGGCTTCGCCGTCGGCCCGCTGATCGGCGGTGTCATGCTCGACCACTTCTGGTGGGGCGCGATCTTCCTGATCAACATCCCGGTCGCCGTCATCGGCCTGGTCGCCGTGGCCCGGCTGGTCCCCGAGTCGAAGAACGCGAGCGGTGAGCGCCCCGACCTGCTGGGCGCGCTGCTGTCCACCATCGGCATGGCCGCCGTCGTGTACGCGATCATCTCGGGCCCCGGGCACGGCTGGACCTCGGGCCGGGTGCTGCTGACCGCGTTCACCGGGGTCGCTGTCCTCACCGGCTTCGTGCTGTGGGAGCTGCACATCCCGTACCCGATGCTGGACATGCACTTCTTCCGCAACCAGAAGTTCGTCGGGGCGGTCGCGGGCGCGGTCCTGGTCGCCTTCGGGATGGGCGGCTCGCTCTTCCTGCTCACCCAGCAGTTGCAGTTCGTCCTCGGCTACGGCCCGCTGGAGGCCGGGCTGCGCACGGCCCCGCTCGCCCTGAGCGTCGTCGCCCTCAACCTCACCGGACTCGGCGCCCGCCTGGTCCCCAGGCTCGGCACCCCGCTCACCATCGCGTCCGGCATGGGCCTGCTCGCCGTGGGGCTGGCCTCGATCGCCCTGCTCGGCGGCGACGGCTACGGCGGCATGCTGCTCGGCCTGCTCGTGATGGGCGCCGGGATCGCGCTCGCCATGCCCGCCATGGCCAACGCGATCATGAGCGCGATCCCACCCGAGAAGGCCGGGGTCGGCGCGGGCGTCAACGGCACGCTCGCCGAATGCGGCAACGGCCTCGGGGTCGCCGTACTCGGCGCGGTCCTCAACTCCCGGTTCGCCGCGCTCGTCCCGTCCGCCGTCGGTGCCGCCTCACTGCCCGCCGCCCTGGCCGCCGCGGCCGGCGAGGAGGAGCGGGCGCGGATCACGGACGCGTTCTCCTCGGGCCTGGAGACCAGCATGCTCGGCGGAGCGGTGGCCGTCCTGGCCGGCGGTCTGCTGGCCGCTCTCCTGCTGCGCCGGGCCGAGCGGGGAGAATCGGACCGGGCCGACCCGGCCGCGACGGCGGCATAG
- a CDS encoding TetR/AcrR family transcriptional regulator, whose product MVSAADRVKNPARTSVWLNTRPPSRSRRTAQPAGLDRERITAASVRLLDAEGLAKFSMRRLAAELNVTAMSLYWYVDTKDDLLELALDAVYSEIGPPPADDPWQDRLRAVATAYRTLLVRHAWVSPLAGKFLNLGPHSLLVTHTIQDVIRSTGLPLEGRSGALAAVFQFVYGFGTVEGQFAQRSAEAGLTQDQYFRQAMSAVGEQPELDEFVEDSRDLMAARGGVAIEEMRDRDFTFALDLLIAGIDVMRERAEGERSHAERAQ is encoded by the coding sequence ATGGTGTCCGCGGCCGACCGAGTGAAGAACCCTGCCAGGACCAGCGTGTGGCTGAACACCCGGCCGCCCTCCCGCTCCCGCAGGACGGCCCAGCCGGCCGGCCTCGACCGGGAGAGGATCACCGCCGCCTCGGTCCGGCTGCTGGACGCCGAGGGCCTCGCGAAGTTCTCCATGCGCCGGCTGGCCGCCGAGCTGAACGTGACCGCGATGTCCCTCTACTGGTACGTCGACACCAAGGACGACCTGCTGGAACTGGCCCTCGACGCGGTCTACAGCGAGATCGGGCCACCGCCCGCGGACGACCCCTGGCAGGACCGGCTGCGCGCGGTGGCCACCGCCTACCGCACGCTGCTGGTCCGGCACGCCTGGGTCTCGCCGCTCGCGGGCAAGTTCCTGAACCTCGGGCCGCATTCGCTGCTGGTGACCCACACCATCCAGGACGTGATCCGCTCGACCGGCCTGCCCCTGGAGGGCCGCAGCGGCGCGCTCGCCGCGGTCTTCCAGTTCGTGTACGGATTCGGCACGGTCGAGGGCCAGTTCGCGCAGCGCAGCGCGGAGGCGGGACTCACCCAGGACCAGTACTTCCGGCAGGCGATGTCCGCGGTCGGGGAACAGCCCGAGCTGGACGAGTTCGTGGAGGACTCGCGGGACCTCATGGCCGCGCGCGGCGGCGTGGCCATCGAGGAGATGCGCGACCGGGACTTCACCTTCGCGCTGGACCTGCTGATCGCGGGCATCGACGTGATGCGCGAACGGGCCGAAGGGGAGCGGTCCCACGCGGAACGGGCTCAGTAG
- a CDS encoding NAD(P)-dependent oxidoreductase — MISPALLGRARLLAGPEVSETAARGLARATARPVERGTPGDGPYVYVGASLPDAPRGADLVWFHSVNAGTDALLDGGPWPRTALLTRTVGRMGERIAQYVLGWILAECQSVPEYTALHARAEWRRIPGELVAGQTAVVHGIGRIGSAVAARLRACGIRTVGVARTPREPPPGFDALAAPDEPVAARWVVAALPLTAETAGYFGADRFTAMGGATFLNVGRGATVELGALEGALRSGAVGRAVLDVLPDEPAAPGDPCWRLPRTVITSHSSGITADDDIVTDFTACLRELRAGRVPPLTVDTARGY; from the coding sequence GTGATCTCCCCCGCCCTGCTGGGCCGGGCCCGGCTCCTCGCCGGGCCCGAGGTGAGCGAGACCGCCGCGCGGGGCCTGGCAAGGGCCACGGCCCGGCCCGTCGAACGCGGTACCCCCGGCGACGGCCCCTACGTCTACGTGGGGGCCTCGCTGCCCGACGCGCCGCGCGGGGCGGACCTGGTCTGGTTCCACAGCGTGAACGCCGGCACGGACGCCCTGCTGGACGGCGGGCCGTGGCCGCGCACCGCGCTGCTCACCCGGACGGTGGGCCGGATGGGCGAGCGCATCGCGCAGTACGTCCTCGGCTGGATCCTCGCCGAGTGCCAGTCGGTCCCGGAGTACACCGCCCTGCACGCCCGCGCCGAGTGGCGCCGTATCCCCGGTGAGCTCGTCGCCGGACAGACCGCCGTCGTGCACGGCATCGGCCGGATCGGCTCCGCCGTCGCCGCGCGGCTGCGGGCCTGCGGCATCCGGACGGTGGGCGTGGCCCGCACCCCGCGCGAACCGCCGCCCGGCTTCGACGCGCTCGCCGCGCCGGACGAACCGGTGGCCGCCCGCTGGGTGGTCGCCGCGCTCCCGCTGACCGCGGAGACGGCCGGGTACTTCGGGGCGGACCGGTTCACCGCGATGGGCGGGGCGACGTTCCTCAACGTGGGGCGGGGCGCGACCGTCGAACTGGGGGCGCTGGAGGGGGCGCTGCGCTCGGGGGCGGTGGGGCGGGCGGTGCTGGACGTGCTGCCCGACGAGCCGGCCGCGCCCGGTGATCCGTGCTGGCGGCTGCCGCGTACGGTGATCACCTCGCACTCGTCGGGCATCACGGCCGACGACGACATCGTCACCGACTTCACGGCGTGCCTGCGGGAGTTGAGGGCCGGGCGCGTGCCGCCGCTCACCGTGGACACGGCACGGGGCTACTGA
- a CDS encoding PPOX class F420-dependent oxidoreductase: MAPNIATNTAVELDDLLAFVRPRHRAILLTTRADGRPQGSPLTCGVDDAGRIVVSTYPERAKTRNAKRDERVSVIVLSDEWNGPWVQIDGSAEVIDAPDSVEPLVEYFRNISGEHPDWDEYRAAMLKQGKSIIRITPERWGPVATGGFPAHLAP; the protein is encoded by the coding sequence ATGGCACCCAACATCGCGACCAACACCGCCGTGGAACTCGACGACCTGCTGGCGTTCGTGCGGCCCCGGCACCGGGCGATCCTGCTGACCACCCGGGCCGACGGCCGCCCCCAGGGCTCCCCGCTCACCTGCGGCGTGGACGACGCCGGCCGGATCGTCGTCTCCACGTACCCCGAGCGCGCCAAGACCCGCAACGCCAAGCGCGACGAGCGGGTCAGCGTCATCGTGCTGTCCGACGAGTGGAACGGACCCTGGGTCCAGATCGACGGATCCGCCGAGGTCATCGACGCGCCGGACTCGGTCGAGCCGCTCGTGGAGTACTTCCGGAACATCTCCGGCGAGCACCCCGACTGGGACGAGTACCGGGCGGCGATGCTGAAGCAGGGCAAGTCGATCATCCGGATCACCCCGGAGCGCTGGGGCCCGGTCGCCACGGGCGGCTTCCCCGCCCACCTCGCCCCGTGA
- a CDS encoding YceI family protein, whose amino-acid sequence MGLRAQVRTRDGWAVQHAVVTVTDMTGTQVLRAAADEAGAVRAETPLSAGAYTVIVTAVGYAPAASTALVTASGRVEAGTVVLNRQGGVELPPPGTWSLDPAHSSVGAVAQHLGISSVHGRFTEFSGRVEIAQDVQNSRVDAVISAASIDTDNGMRDKHLRSPDFLDADRFPEITYRSSGLTPAGPDRWTVHGKLTLRGVERPIDLDLSYLGTGPDPWGGVRAAFSATAELHREDFAMNYNQVVQAGISAIGTTLRIELDVQAVQGDSLPAV is encoded by the coding sequence ATGGGACTTCGCGCACAGGTACGGACGCGGGACGGCTGGGCCGTCCAGCACGCGGTCGTGACGGTCACCGACATGACCGGCACGCAGGTGCTGCGCGCCGCCGCCGACGAGGCCGGGGCGGTACGCGCCGAGACCCCGCTGTCCGCGGGCGCGTACACGGTGATCGTGACGGCGGTCGGGTACGCCCCCGCCGCCTCCACGGCCCTCGTCACGGCGAGCGGCCGGGTCGAGGCCGGGACGGTCGTGCTGAACCGCCAGGGCGGCGTGGAGCTGCCGCCGCCGGGCACCTGGTCGCTGGACCCGGCGCACTCCTCGGTCGGGGCGGTCGCGCAGCACCTGGGGATCTCCAGCGTGCACGGCCGGTTCACCGAATTCTCCGGGCGCGTCGAGATCGCACAGGACGTCCAGAACTCCCGCGTGGACGCCGTGATCAGCGCGGCGAGCATCGACACCGACAACGGCATGCGGGACAAGCACCTGCGCTCGCCCGACTTCCTGGACGCCGACCGGTTCCCCGAGATCACCTACCGCTCCAGCGGGCTGACCCCGGCCGGGCCCGACCGCTGGACCGTGCACGGCAAGCTGACCCTGCGCGGCGTCGAGCGGCCCATCGACCTCGACCTGAGCTACCTCGGCACCGGCCCCGACCCGTGGGGCGGGGTGCGCGCCGCCTTCAGCGCGACGGCCGAGCTGCACCGCGAGGACTTCGCCATGAACTACAACCAGGTGGTCCAGGCCGGCATCTCGGCGATCGGCACCACACTCCGCATCGAGCTGGACGTCCAGGCCGTACAGGGCGATTCCCTGCCCGCCGTCTGA
- a CDS encoding MFS transporter, translated as MATTTPSGVRGGHAKHGGHDASDGTPMTHRQIMEALAGLLLGMFVAILSSTVVSNALPEIISDLGGGQSAYTWVVTASLLAMTATTPLWGKLSDLFSKKLLVQIALLIYVAGSVVAGLSTSSGMLIVCRVVQGIGVGGLSALAQIVMAAMIAPRERGRYSGYIGAVFAVATVGGPLLGGVITDTSWMGWRWCFYVGVPFAVIALIVLQKTLKLPVVKREVKVDWTGAFFISAAVSLLLLWVTFAGDKYDWMSWQTGVMLAGSVLLTLVFVFTESRASEPIIPLRLFRNRTITLASLASLFVGIAMFAGTVFFSQYFQLARGKSPTMSGVMTIPMIGGLFLSSTVSGQIITKTGRWKAWLVSGGFLVTAGLGMLGTIRYDTTYWHIAVYMFVMGLGIGMMMQNLVLATQNQVDPSDLGSASSVVTFFRSLGGAIGVSALGAVMANRVTHYVKTGLADLGPEGAALGHGGTGGGGIPDLDKLPPAFRTVVEAAYGHGVGDVFLYAAPAALVSFLITIFIKEVALRTRAGNDTPDKAEALAGVPAGTAEAVAEGAAGVTAVDTAEGTVADAPVDFAKSGTAIHGVVRGAEGAPVGRAAVTLISLGGRQLGIAAAQDDGRYTLDAPGAGSYVLIASADGFQPQASTVVVGEEPLAYDILLSGTSGLAGIVRAAESGTPVADAMVIVTDVRGDVLATGKSGETGDFTFGELVPGAVTVAVNAAGFRPLALPVEIGGQGITRVDAALRAGALVQGIVRAGASRRPLPDARVTLVDAAGNVIANSTTGEDGAYAFADLDAGEYSVIATGYPPVAGALTVAGHGVDGHDIELAHPGE; from the coding sequence ATGGCTACGACCACACCAAGTGGTGTGCGGGGCGGCCACGCCAAGCACGGAGGGCACGACGCCTCCGACGGCACGCCGATGACACACCGGCAGATCATGGAAGCACTCGCCGGGCTGCTGCTCGGGATGTTCGTCGCGATCCTGTCGTCCACCGTCGTCTCCAACGCCCTGCCGGAAATCATCTCCGACCTGGGCGGCGGCCAGAGCGCCTACACCTGGGTCGTCACGGCCTCGCTGCTGGCGATGACGGCGACCACCCCGCTGTGGGGCAAGCTCTCCGACCTGTTCAGCAAGAAGCTGCTGGTCCAGATAGCACTCCTCATCTACGTCGCGGGCTCGGTCGTCGCCGGTCTGTCGACCAGCAGCGGCATGCTGATCGTCTGCCGTGTGGTGCAGGGCATCGGCGTCGGCGGGCTCTCCGCGCTCGCCCAGATCGTGATGGCCGCGATGATCGCCCCGCGCGAGCGCGGCCGTTACAGCGGCTACATCGGCGCGGTCTTCGCCGTCGCCACCGTCGGCGGCCCGCTGCTCGGCGGTGTCATCACCGACACCAGCTGGATGGGCTGGCGCTGGTGCTTCTACGTGGGTGTGCCGTTCGCGGTCATCGCCCTCATCGTGCTCCAGAAGACCCTGAAGCTCCCGGTCGTCAAGCGCGAGGTCAAGGTCGACTGGACCGGCGCGTTCTTCATCAGCGCCGCCGTCTCGCTGCTGCTCCTGTGGGTGACGTTCGCGGGCGACAAGTACGACTGGATGTCCTGGCAGACCGGCGTGATGCTCGCGGGCTCCGTGTTGCTCACCCTGGTCTTCGTCTTCACCGAGTCCCGTGCCAGCGAGCCGATCATCCCGCTGCGGCTCTTCCGCAACCGGACCATCACGCTCGCCTCGCTCGCCTCGCTGTTCGTCGGCATCGCGATGTTCGCCGGCACCGTCTTCTTCAGCCAGTACTTCCAGCTGGCGCGCGGCAAGTCGCCGACGATGTCCGGTGTGATGACGATCCCGATGATCGGCGGTCTGTTCCTCTCCTCGACCGTCTCCGGCCAGATCATCACCAAGACCGGCCGCTGGAAGGCCTGGCTGGTCAGCGGTGGCTTCCTGGTCACCGCCGGCCTGGGCATGCTCGGCACGATCCGCTACGACACGACGTACTGGCACATCGCCGTCTACATGTTCGTCATGGGTCTCGGCATCGGCATGATGATGCAGAACCTGGTGCTCGCCACGCAGAACCAGGTGGACCCGTCCGACCTCGGTTCGGCCAGCTCCGTCGTCACGTTCTTCCGTTCCCTCGGTGGTGCGATCGGTGTCTCGGCGCTGGGCGCCGTCATGGCCAACCGCGTCACCCACTACGTCAAGACCGGCCTGGCGGACCTCGGTCCCGAGGGTGCGGCCCTGGGCCACGGCGGCACCGGCGGCGGGGGAATCCCCGACCTGGACAAGCTGCCCCCGGCCTTCCGTACGGTCGTGGAGGCCGCCTACGGGCACGGCGTCGGTGACGTCTTCCTGTACGCCGCTCCGGCCGCGCTGGTCTCCTTCCTGATCACGATCTTCATCAAGGAGGTCGCGCTCAGGACGAGGGCCGGCAACGACACCCCCGACAAGGCCGAGGCGCTCGCCGGAGTCCCCGCGGGTACGGCCGAGGCCGTCGCCGAGGGAGCCGCCGGAGTCACCGCGGTGGACACGGCCGAGGGCACGGTCGCGGACGCCCCGGTGGACTTCGCCAAGAGCGGCACCGCCATCCACGGTGTGGTGCGCGGCGCCGAAGGCGCTCCCGTCGGCCGGGCCGCCGTCACGCTGATCTCGCTCGGCGGCCGTCAGCTGGGCATCGCCGCCGCACAGGACGACGGCCGATACACCCTGGACGCCCCGGGCGCCGGTTCGTACGTGCTGATCGCGTCCGCCGACGGCTTCCAGCCGCAGGCCTCCACCGTGGTCGTCGGCGAGGAGCCGCTGGCGTACGACATCCTGCTCTCCGGTACGAGCGGCCTCGCCGGCATCGTGCGGGCCGCCGAGAGCGGCACACCGGTCGCGGACGCCATGGTCATCGTGACCGATGTGCGCGGCGACGTGCTGGCCACCGGCAAGTCCGGTGAGACGGGCGACTTCACCTTCGGTGAGCTGGTCCCCGGTGCGGTGACCGTCGCGGTCAACGCGGCCGGATTCCGCCCGCTGGCCCTGCCGGTCGAGATCGGCGGCCAGGGGATCACCCGGGTCGACGCCGCGCTGCGGGCCGGTGCGCTGGTCCAGGGCATCGTGCGGGCCGGTGCGAGCCGCCGCCCGCTGCCGGACGCCCGGGTCACGCTGGTCGACGCGGCCGGCAACGTGATCGCCAACTCGACGACCGGGGAGGACGGGGCGTACGCCTTCGCCGACCTGGACGCGGGCGAGTACTCGGTCATCGCGACCGGCTACCCGCCGGTGGCCGGCGCCCTGACCGTGGCCGGTCACGGGGTCGACGGCCACGACATCGAGCTCGCCCACCCCGGTGAGTAG
- a CDS encoding MarR family winged helix-turn-helix transcriptional regulator, producing the protein MAERSQYEELARQLSAIGAVKRGLARILPAECPGGSAAVLTLLRRHGEMRISRLAELLSVDMSVTSRHVAHVTERGWIERFPDPADKRSRILRLTPAGDGMLDELYRRSTEMFASHLQDWSDDEVGQLITLLARLRDSFSCRGAGGCAPGKHSGDCRSRQADSQDDSYTRTPV; encoded by the coding sequence GTGGCCGAACGGAGTCAGTACGAAGAACTGGCCCGTCAGCTGAGCGCCATCGGAGCCGTCAAGCGAGGTCTCGCCCGCATCCTTCCCGCCGAGTGCCCCGGTGGGTCCGCCGCCGTGCTGACCTTGCTGAGGCGGCACGGGGAGATGCGGATCAGCCGGCTGGCCGAGCTCCTGTCGGTCGACATGTCGGTGACCAGCCGGCACGTCGCCCATGTGACGGAACGCGGCTGGATCGAACGGTTCCCCGACCCGGCGGACAAACGCTCCCGCATCCTGCGGCTGACCCCCGCCGGGGACGGAATGCTCGACGAGCTCTACCGACGGTCGACCGAGATGTTCGCCAGTCACCTTCAGGACTGGTCCGACGACGAGGTCGGACAGCTCATCACGTTGCTGGCCCGCCTGCGCGACAGCTTCTCCTGCCGCGGCGCCGGAGGATGCGCCCCGGGGAAGCACAGCGGTGACTGCCGCTCGCGTCAGGCCGACAGCCAGGACGACTCGTACACCCGTACACCCGTGTAA
- a CDS encoding RNA polymerase sigma factor SigF, protein MSEEQGSSKVLTLTKSAPAPVALTSSPEAIDTRTLSRSLFLRLAALGPAPGPGGTDTPERAYVRDTLIELNLPLVRYAAARFRSRNEPMEDIVQVGTIGLIKAIDRFDCERGVEFPTFAMPTVVGEIKRFFRDTSWSVRVPRRLQELRLALTRASDELAQKLDRSPTVPELAKALGVSEEEVVDGLAVGNAYTASSLDSPSPEDDGGEGSLADRLGYEDAALEGVEYRESLKPLLAKLPPRERQIIMLRFFANMTQSQIGEEVGISQMHVSRLLTRTLAQLREGLIAD, encoded by the coding sequence ATGTCCGAAGAACAGGGCAGCTCGAAGGTGCTCACGCTCACCAAGAGCGCTCCCGCACCCGTTGCGCTCACCAGCTCGCCGGAAGCCATCGACACCCGCACGCTGTCCCGCTCCCTGTTCCTGCGGCTCGCCGCACTGGGGCCCGCTCCGGGCCCCGGGGGAACCGACACTCCGGAGCGCGCCTATGTGCGGGACACACTGATCGAGCTCAACCTGCCGCTGGTGCGTTACGCCGCGGCGCGGTTCCGGAGCCGCAACGAACCGATGGAGGACATCGTCCAGGTCGGCACGATCGGCCTGATCAAGGCGATCGACCGATTCGACTGCGAACGGGGCGTCGAATTCCCGACGTTCGCGATGCCCACCGTCGTCGGCGAGATCAAGCGGTTCTTCCGCGACACCTCGTGGTCGGTGCGCGTGCCGCGCCGGCTCCAGGAGCTGCGGCTCGCCCTGACCCGGGCCAGCGACGAGCTCGCCCAGAAGCTCGACCGCTCCCCGACCGTCCCGGAGCTGGCCAAGGCGCTCGGCGTCTCCGAGGAGGAGGTCGTCGACGGCCTCGCCGTGGGCAACGCCTACACCGCCTCCTCGCTCGACTCGCCCTCCCCCGAGGACGACGGCGGCGAGGGCTCGCTGGCCGACCGGCTGGGCTACGAGGACGCGGCGCTGGAAGGCGTCGAGTACCGCGAGTCGCTCAAGCCGCTGCTGGCCAAACTCCCGCCGCGTGAACGGCAGATCATCATGCTGCGGTTCTTCGCCAACATGACCCAGTCGCAGATCGGCGAGGAGGTCGGCATCTCCCAGATGCACGTCTCGCGCCTGCTGACCCGCACCCTCGCCCAGCTCAGGGAAGGGCTCATCGCCGACTGA